A genomic stretch from Methylorubrum extorquens includes:
- a CDS encoding Penicillin-binding protein 1A (Evidence 2b : Function from indirect experimental evidences (e.g. phenotypes); PubMedId : 8335642; Product type e : enzyme) produces MTAQGPDKPGEDGTETRAAAREAARAAALLARQLGRLAGSAGRSAWRSGTAAARDAAKGAANGARPVFARTADRLRSTGPRTAPATPVAAPVDQPETRSDPVDYPSARPPRRRRPWVIGLAVLIGLPLVILTGYVFVAFASLPPLGGVAPEANQRALVVEAESGRAFATRGAFQGERLTEKTLPPRLAQAIVAIEDRRFYSHWGIDLRGMARAVWRNATGGGVREGGSTITQQYARLTSLTQEKTLKRKIQEAFLALRLESTLTKPEILVGYLNTAYFGAGAYGADAAARRYFGHGAAGLTLPEAAMLAGLVRAPSQLAPTRNFGGAKERADLVLQAMVETGAISQPEADKARAEKLTLHTPPETPPGTNYFLDAVSGDVKRLTEAAGDVTARSTLNLDLQSLAEGVLARRLDGEGGKKKVGQGALVAMAPDGAILAMVGGRDYEDSQFNRATQAKRQAGSLFKLFVYLAAYGKGFFPDSVLVDRPTQIGEWEPQNSNNRFRGALPLRSAFALSVNTIAAQLGEEVGLPAIVAEARRLGVQSDLPEVPSLALGSADVSLLEMTRAYAGVLGPGVPVEPYIVRTIRGNTPQPLYQRPAPKPGAAMDAQVQSMMLDSLQAVVESGTGKAARVNGLAVGGKTGTSQDYRDAWFVGLTPDMIVGVWVGNDDNTPMNKVTGGDIPARVFHDFVERAQKVLKGRKRPAPSAARAEPTPANAVAPAPAPTPATGEVRGVPEVVDTGTLTIRGRKVRLLGVVGEGGALARQLARYLRRREIVCSGDPASSRCRLDGDDLASLIVTAGGARAAEDAPSDLIEAEDQARAERAGLWQRER; encoded by the coding sequence ATGACGGCGCAGGGACCGGACAAGCCGGGCGAGGATGGGACCGAGACGCGGGCCGCAGCGCGCGAAGCCGCGCGGGCGGCCGCTTTGCTGGCGCGCCAGCTCGGCCGCCTCGCCGGGAGCGCGGGACGCAGCGCTTGGCGCAGCGGAACCGCCGCCGCCAGGGATGCGGCCAAGGGGGCAGCCAACGGGGCCAGGCCGGTCTTCGCTCGCACCGCGGACCGCCTCCGCTCGACCGGGCCGCGCACCGCACCGGCAACGCCCGTCGCGGCCCCGGTCGATCAGCCGGAAACGCGAAGCGATCCCGTCGATTATCCCTCCGCTCGCCCTCCCCGCCGCCGTCGGCCCTGGGTGATCGGATTGGCCGTCCTGATCGGCCTGCCACTGGTGATCCTAACCGGATACGTCTTTGTCGCCTTCGCCTCCCTGCCGCCGCTCGGCGGGGTGGCGCCGGAGGCAAACCAGCGCGCCCTCGTGGTCGAGGCCGAGAGCGGGCGTGCCTTCGCCACCCGCGGCGCGTTCCAGGGGGAGCGGCTGACCGAGAAGACCCTGCCGCCCCGCCTCGCCCAGGCGATCGTCGCGATCGAGGACCGGCGCTTCTACAGCCACTGGGGCATCGACCTGCGCGGCATGGCCCGCGCCGTCTGGCGCAACGCGACCGGCGGCGGCGTGCGCGAGGGCGGCTCGACCATCACCCAGCAATATGCCCGGCTCACTTCGCTCACCCAGGAGAAGACGCTCAAGCGCAAGATCCAGGAGGCCTTCCTGGCGCTGCGCCTCGAGAGCACGCTGACGAAGCCCGAGATCCTCGTCGGCTATCTCAACACCGCCTATTTCGGTGCCGGCGCCTACGGGGCGGATGCGGCGGCGCGACGCTATTTCGGACACGGGGCGGCGGGACTGACCCTGCCGGAGGCGGCGATGCTCGCCGGCCTCGTGCGTGCGCCCTCGCAGCTCGCCCCGACCCGCAATTTCGGCGGCGCCAAGGAGCGGGCCGACCTCGTGCTCCAGGCCATGGTCGAGACCGGCGCGATCAGCCAACCCGAGGCCGACAAGGCGCGGGCGGAAAAGCTCACCCTGCACACGCCGCCCGAGACGCCGCCGGGCACCAACTACTTCCTCGACGCGGTGTCGGGCGACGTGAAGCGGCTGACCGAGGCGGCCGGCGACGTCACCGCGCGCTCGACCCTCAACCTCGACCTCCAGAGCCTCGCCGAAGGCGTGCTCGCCCGCCGCCTCGACGGCGAGGGCGGAAAGAAGAAGGTCGGCCAGGGCGCGCTCGTGGCGATGGCGCCCGACGGGGCGATCCTCGCCATGGTGGGGGGCCGCGACTATGAGGACAGCCAGTTCAACCGCGCGACCCAGGCCAAGCGGCAGGCGGGCTCGCTGTTCAAGCTGTTCGTCTACCTCGCGGCCTATGGGAAGGGATTCTTCCCCGACAGCGTGCTCGTGGACCGCCCGACCCAGATCGGCGAGTGGGAGCCGCAGAACTCCAACAACCGGTTCCGCGGCGCCCTGCCGCTGCGCTCGGCCTTCGCGCTCTCGGTCAACACCATCGCGGCGCAGCTCGGCGAGGAGGTCGGCCTGCCCGCAATCGTCGCCGAGGCGCGCCGCCTCGGGGTGCAGTCGGACCTGCCGGAGGTGCCGAGTCTCGCCCTCGGCTCGGCCGACGTCTCGCTCCTCGAAATGACCCGCGCCTATGCCGGCGTGCTCGGCCCCGGCGTGCCGGTGGAGCCCTATATCGTCCGCACGATCCGGGGAAACACGCCGCAGCCGCTCTACCAGCGCCCGGCGCCGAAGCCCGGTGCGGCGATGGACGCGCAGGTCCAGTCGATGATGCTCGACTCGCTCCAGGCGGTGGTGGAATCCGGAACCGGCAAGGCCGCACGGGTCAACGGCCTCGCGGTCGGTGGCAAGACCGGCACCAGCCAAGACTATCGCGACGCGTGGTTCGTCGGACTGACCCCGGACATGATCGTCGGCGTCTGGGTCGGCAACGACGACAACACGCCGATGAACAAGGTGACCGGCGGCGACATCCCGGCCCGCGTCTTCCACGACTTCGTGGAACGGGCACAGAAGGTGCTGAAGGGCCGAAAGCGCCCGGCTCCCTCCGCCGCACGGGCGGAGCCGACGCCGGCCAACGCCGTGGCCCCAGCCCCGGCGCCAACCCCGGCCACGGGCGAAGTGCGCGGCGTGCCCGAGGTGGTCGATACCGGCACGCTGACAATCCGCGGGCGCAAGGTGCGGCTGCTCGGCGTCGTCGGCGAGGGCGGGGCGCTCGCCCGCCAACTCGCGCGCTATCTGCGCCGCCGAGAGATCGTCTGCTCCGGCGATCCGGCCTCCTCGCGCTGCCGCCTGGACGGCGACGACCTCGCCTCGCTGATCGTGACGGCGGGCGGGGCGCGGGCCGCCGAGGACGCGCCGAGCGATCTCATCGAGGCCGAGGATCAGGCACGCGCCGAGCGTGCCGGGTTGTGGCAGCGCGAGCGCTGA
- a CDS encoding putative transcriptional regulator, HxlR family (Evidence 3 : Putative function from multiple computational evidences; Product type r : regulator) has translation MVKRVGFGKAACPVARALDVIGDWWSLLIIRDAFEGVRRFSEFQAGLGIAKGMLATRLRDLTERGVLETAPASDGSAYREYVLTEKGRGLFLVIVALRQWGEDFLYRPDENRSALVDTATGIPVARMALHSAEGRSLTWTETRVRKAGGD, from the coding sequence ATGGTGAAGCGGGTCGGCTTCGGCAAAGCGGCATGCCCGGTGGCGCGGGCCCTCGACGTCATCGGCGACTGGTGGTCGCTCCTCATCATCCGTGACGCCTTCGAGGGTGTGCGGCGCTTCAGCGAGTTTCAGGCAGGCCTCGGCATCGCGAAGGGCATGCTGGCGACCCGGCTCCGCGACCTCACGGAGCGCGGCGTCCTGGAGACCGCGCCGGCTTCGGACGGGAGCGCCTACCGCGAATACGTTCTGACGGAGAAGGGCCGCGGCCTCTTCCTCGTCATCGTCGCGCTTCGGCAGTGGGGCGAGGATTTCCTCTATCGTCCCGACGAGAACCGATCCGCCCTTGTGGACACGGCAACGGGCATCCCGGTCGCACGTATGGCGTTGCACTCGGCCGAGGGACGCTCCCTGACCTGGACCGAGACTCGCGTGAGGAAAGCGGGCGGCGATTGA
- a CDS encoding Major facilitator superfamily transport protein (Evidence 2b : Function from indirect experimental evidences (e.g. phenotypes); Product type t : transporter) — MPQTGDCQTPNRMNSGLERVTTLILAVAAGLSVANVYYAQPLLDAMARDFRISPGAIGLVVTLTQVGYGLGLILIVPLGDRVDRRRLVLIQGALSVIALLAVATAEMEAMLFAGMAAVGLLAVVVQVLVAFAATLARPAEQGRAIGTVTSGIVAGILAARFVAGTVADLGGWRAVYLTSAGLTLMMLGLLALTLPRHPAPDRAGSYAAALRSIPTLFLQDPILLVRGILALLVFAAFSAFWTAMVLPLSAAPFAYSHTQIGLFGLLGLAGAFAATAAGRLADRGLGQWTTGLALVVLLVSWGPIALLAQSIPLLLVGVVLLDLAVQAVHVTNQSILFARHPEARSRLVGGYMVFYAVGSAIGAIGATTAYAHAGWLGVSALGAAFSIIALGVWASSSSLHRSIQGKLGTSMRL; from the coding sequence ATGCCGCAGACGGGCGATTGCCAAACCCCAAACCGGATGAACTCAGGCTTGGAACGGGTCACGACACTGATCCTGGCCGTGGCCGCCGGCCTCAGCGTCGCGAACGTCTACTACGCCCAGCCCCTCCTCGACGCGATGGCGCGCGATTTCAGGATCTCACCCGGTGCCATCGGTCTTGTGGTGACGCTGACCCAGGTCGGCTACGGGCTGGGCCTGATCCTGATCGTGCCGCTCGGCGACCGCGTCGATCGCCGCCGTCTCGTGCTCATACAGGGCGCGCTATCGGTCATTGCGCTGCTCGCTGTGGCCACGGCCGAGATGGAGGCCATGCTCTTTGCCGGTATGGCGGCGGTGGGCCTGCTGGCGGTCGTGGTCCAGGTGCTGGTGGCTTTCGCCGCGACGCTGGCGCGGCCGGCCGAGCAGGGCCGGGCGATCGGGACGGTGACGAGCGGCATCGTCGCCGGCATCCTCGCCGCCCGCTTCGTGGCAGGGACGGTGGCGGACCTCGGCGGCTGGCGGGCCGTCTACCTGACCTCCGCCGGGCTGACGCTCATGATGCTCGGTCTCCTCGCCCTTACCCTGCCGCGTCATCCGGCTCCCGACCGCGCGGGCAGCTATGCCGCCGCGCTCCGCTCCATTCCCACCCTGTTCCTGCAGGACCCGATCCTGCTCGTGCGGGGCATCCTAGCGCTCCTCGTTTTCGCGGCCTTCAGCGCCTTCTGGACGGCGATGGTGCTGCCCCTCAGCGCTGCACCCTTCGCCTACTCCCACACGCAGATTGGCCTGTTCGGCCTCCTCGGTCTGGCGGGCGCGTTCGCCGCGACCGCTGCCGGCCGGCTCGCGGATCGCGGCCTCGGCCAGTGGACGACGGGCTTGGCCCTGGTCGTCCTGCTGGTCTCATGGGGACCGATCGCGCTGCTGGCGCAGTCGATCCCCCTCCTTCTCGTCGGCGTCGTCTTGCTCGACCTCGCGGTGCAGGCTGTGCACGTCACCAATCAAAGCATCCTCTTCGCCCGGCACCCCGAGGCCCGCAGCCGTCTCGTGGGCGGCTACATGGTGTTCTACGCCGTCGGCAGCGCCATCGGTGCGATCGGCGCGACCACGGCCTACGCTCATGCCGGCTGGCTTGGGGTCTCGGCTTTGGGGGCGGCGTTCAGCATCATCGCGTTGGGCGTATGGGCCTCGAGCTCCAGCCTGCATCGATCGATCCAGGGCAAGCTCGGCACATCCATGCGTCTGTGA
- a CDS encoding Major facilitator superfamily transport protein (Evidence 2b : Function from indirect experimental evidences (e.g. phenotypes); Product type t : transporter), which produces MTSPPLLRRPSPWIALACGAVIVTIALGLRQGFGLFMRPVELDLGVGRESFGLAMAVQNLIFGLAQPFIGALADRYGPGRVAAGGGLLYALGLALAAFVSSAIGLTVTLGFLLGLAMTGVTFVLVLGAVVPMMPAGRRGAAAGIVTAGGSVGQFLLVPATQIAVDGLGWRGALLAGAGLAALMVPLALGIARKAAPAAVRTAASADAIPLGAALRQAAGHRGYWLLNAGFFVCGFHIAFVSTHLPAVLSDAGLDPGIGARALALIGLFNILGSYAFGVAADRLRKKYVLSWIYFARAAVMALFVVLPFTPLTATLFACAIGFLWLGTVPLTSGLVGQIFGVRYLSTLFGIVFMSHQVGAFFGAWGAGFIFAQTGSYNAAWTLSIGIALLAGLLNLPIRDVPLAQRARPA; this is translated from the coding sequence GTGACCTCCCCTCCGCTTCTCCGCCGGCCCTCTCCCTGGATCGCGCTCGCCTGCGGCGCGGTCATCGTGACCATCGCCCTGGGACTCCGCCAGGGGTTCGGCCTGTTCATGCGGCCGGTGGAGTTGGATCTCGGCGTCGGGCGCGAGAGCTTCGGCCTCGCCATGGCCGTGCAGAACCTGATCTTCGGGCTCGCCCAGCCCTTCATCGGGGCGCTGGCGGACCGGTACGGGCCCGGCCGCGTCGCCGCAGGCGGTGGCCTCCTCTACGCGCTCGGCCTCGCGCTGGCGGCCTTCGTGTCCTCGGCCATTGGCCTCACCGTCACGCTCGGCTTCCTGCTCGGGCTGGCCATGACCGGCGTCACCTTCGTCCTCGTGCTCGGCGCGGTCGTGCCGATGATGCCGGCCGGACGCCGAGGCGCGGCCGCGGGCATCGTCACGGCGGGCGGATCCGTCGGGCAGTTCCTGCTCGTGCCGGCCACCCAGATCGCGGTGGACGGCCTCGGCTGGCGCGGGGCGCTGCTGGCCGGCGCCGGGCTGGCCGCCCTGATGGTGCCGCTCGCCCTCGGCATTGCCCGGAAGGCTGCCCCCGCCGCGGTGCGGACGGCCGCCTCCGCCGACGCGATCCCGCTCGGCGCCGCCCTGCGGCAGGCGGCCGGCCATCGCGGCTACTGGCTTCTCAATGCCGGCTTCTTCGTCTGCGGCTTCCACATCGCCTTCGTCTCGACCCACCTGCCGGCCGTGTTGAGCGATGCCGGCCTCGATCCGGGGATCGGCGCCCGTGCGCTGGCCCTGATCGGCCTGTTCAACATCCTCGGCTCCTACGCCTTCGGCGTCGCCGCGGACCGGCTGCGCAAGAAATACGTGCTGTCGTGGATCTACTTCGCCCGCGCGGCGGTGATGGCTTTGTTCGTCGTCCTGCCCTTCACCCCGCTGACCGCGACGCTGTTTGCCTGCGCCATCGGCTTCCTCTGGCTCGGCACTGTCCCGCTGACGAGCGGCCTCGTCGGGCAGATCTTCGGCGTGCGCTATCTCTCGACCCTGTTCGGCATCGTCTTCATGAGCCATCAGGTCGGCGCCTTTTTCGGCGCGTGGGGGGCGGGCTTCATCTTCGCCCAGACCGGTTCCTACAATGCGGCCTGGACCCTCTCCATCGGCATCGCGCTCCTGGCCGGTCTTCTCAACCTGCCGATCCGCGACGTCCCCCTGGCGCAGCGGGCGAGGCCGGCATGA
- a CDS encoding conserved protein of unknown function (Evidence 4 : Unknown function but conserved in other organisms), which produces MSVRDELVVLALLGALTLAGALLWAREGVGLWLRAAIPLCF; this is translated from the coding sequence ATGAGCGTTCGGGACGAACTCGTCGTCCTCGCCCTTCTCGGCGCGCTGACCCTGGCCGGCGCGCTCCTGTGGGCCCGCGAGGGGGTGGGGCTCTGGCTGCGCGCTGCCATTCCCCTTTGCTTCTGA
- a CDS encoding conserved protein of unknown function (Evidence 4 : Unknown function but conserved in other organisms) — translation MSARRIFWFAALYGLSLLAFTALVYFIRAIAR, via the coding sequence TTGAGCGCCCGCCGCATCTTCTGGTTCGCGGCCCTCTACGGCCTGAGCCTCCTCGCCTTCACGGCGCTCGTCTACTTCATCCGCGCCATCGCGCGCTGA
- the qxtB gene encoding Cytochrome bd ubiquinol oxidase, subunit II (Evidence 2a : Function from experimental evidences in other organisms; PubMedId : 11064196; Product type e : enzyme): protein MFGFGSEYEGLAFWLPLVWAGLLALAVAMYVVIDGFDLGVGILFTAARPGNWRDRMMLSVAPIWDGNETWLVLGGGGLFAVFSVAYAILLPALYLPIILMLIALIFRGVAFEFRFKAERSQVVWDNAFHYGSLIATFAQGMVLGAFVQGFQTEGRGFSGGTLDWLTPFSVMTGIGLVCGYGLLGATWCVMKTSGELEIWSRIKAKQFLIGTVVSMAVVSAWVPFLGLHIQWRWFSWPNVLFVAPVPLLTAFVCWRIWKAIEDGRDVAPFLLSIALFLLGFLGLAISLFPYIVPPKLTIWQAANATSALQFALVGYAVVMPLTLAYTAYAYWVFRGKIEENPNAASYH from the coding sequence ATGTTCGGCTTCGGAAGCGAATACGAGGGCTTGGCCTTCTGGCTGCCGCTGGTCTGGGCCGGCCTGCTGGCGCTGGCGGTAGCGATGTACGTCGTCATCGACGGGTTCGACCTCGGCGTCGGCATCCTCTTCACCGCCGCGCGGCCCGGCAACTGGCGTGACCGGATGATGCTCTCGGTGGCGCCGATCTGGGACGGCAACGAGACCTGGCTCGTGCTCGGCGGCGGTGGGCTGTTCGCGGTCTTCTCGGTCGCCTACGCGATCCTGCTGCCGGCGCTCTACCTGCCGATCATCCTGATGCTGATTGCGCTGATCTTCCGCGGCGTCGCCTTCGAGTTTCGCTTCAAGGCCGAGCGCTCGCAGGTGGTGTGGGACAACGCGTTCCACTACGGCTCGCTGATCGCCACCTTCGCGCAGGGCATGGTGCTCGGCGCCTTCGTCCAGGGCTTTCAGACCGAAGGACGGGGCTTCTCCGGCGGGACACTCGACTGGCTCACGCCCTTCAGCGTCATGACCGGCATCGGACTCGTCTGCGGCTACGGGCTGCTCGGCGCGACGTGGTGCGTGATGAAGACCTCGGGCGAGCTGGAAATCTGGTCACGGATCAAGGCCAAGCAGTTCCTGATCGGCACCGTCGTCTCGATGGCGGTCGTCAGCGCCTGGGTGCCGTTCCTCGGCCTGCATATCCAGTGGCGCTGGTTCTCCTGGCCGAACGTCCTGTTCGTGGCGCCCGTGCCGTTGCTGACGGCCTTCGTTTGCTGGCGCATCTGGAAGGCGATTGAGGACGGGCGCGATGTCGCGCCGTTCCTTCTCTCGATCGCCCTGTTCCTGCTCGGCTTCCTCGGGCTCGCGATCAGCCTGTTCCCCTACATCGTGCCGCCCAAGCTCACGATCTGGCAGGCGGCCAACGCGACCTCGGCGCTGCAATTCGCCCTCGTCGGCTACGCGGTGGTGATGCCGCTGACGCTCGCCTACACGGCCTACGCCTACTGGGTCTTCCGGGGGAAGATCGAGGAGAACCCGAACGCGGCGAGCTACCATTGA
- a CDS encoding protein of unknown function; putative membrane or exported protein (Evidence 5 : Unknown function), protein MSFLLRAALVIGALSYLALQRQGGADPSRPHAAGTGIATGDVMDRLTTGGIGALVEAVNALPPEAHEDMARAGANALVRHVGGRIAPTQPSADTLSASDRQPPWRGATSP, encoded by the coding sequence ATGTCGTTTCTTCTGCGCGCCGCCCTGGTGATCGGCGCCCTCTCCTATCTCGCGCTTCAGCGCCAGGGTGGCGCCGATCCGTCCCGGCCGCACGCCGCCGGGACGGGGATCGCAACGGGCGATGTCATGGATCGCCTGACCACGGGCGGCATCGGCGCGCTGGTGGAGGCCGTGAACGCCCTGCCGCCCGAGGCGCACGAGGACATGGCGCGGGCCGGGGCGAACGCCCTCGTCCGCCATGTCGGCGGACGGATCGCACCGACCCAGCCGTCCGCCGACACCTTGTCCGCCAGCGATCGACAACCGCCCTGGCGGGGAGCAACTTCGCCCTAA
- a CDS encoding Two-component sensor histidine kinase with a PAS domain (Evidence 2b : Function from indirect experimental evidences (e.g. phenotypes); PubMedId : 1438215; Product type e : enzyme) encodes MVVLRKDGTLASLFDSRLAGLVHASALAEPSVRFRHERFLISRLATGAVMMAGLPPYLVWRGVPSGLEAIAIASLFLPLLAAVVLSRTGSLWVAHALSSLGLTGIVVCLAALTGGASSAAAIWLVAVPLEAMVSGSRRATIAASVIAVVGAFAIALSGYLPVGALALDWPNAIVMPVFAVTAIGHIAAQAMEHMRREGEWRARMQDNEARDRLLLSAIDDLVTWHDANGRVLEASGSAARFVGAEASRLRGHGLLDRVHIGDRPALLQAISDVAAHGAPATVPFRLHLDAARGDGSRTIFAEMRAHRIEAGLAGANGSTVVAVTRDVSEHRRHAQELDRARAEAERADEVKTHFLATVSHELRTPLNAIIGFSDVLGGEGAMSLSPERSREYAGIIAQSGRHLLDVVNTLLDISRIRGGHFDFQPEPVDVEALIRGCCDLMRLKADASGITLTSAPVPAGCALVADARACRQMLINLISNAVKFTPRGGRVEVMVRRGGAYLDIVVSDDGIGITEADLPRLGDPFFQVGGGYGRSHEGTGLGLSVVRGLAGLHGGAVSVESAPGKGTAVTVTLPLDCSRAKTATAGARDASGNGAKAAAAQAQPAPIRTSVRVAAMPEPVPEPIRRPAGLFDPAPLSTNPPMRRAG; translated from the coding sequence GTGGTGGTGTTGCGTAAAGACGGTACCCTTGCTTCCCTGTTCGATTCCCGCCTGGCCGGGCTGGTCCATGCCTCCGCGCTGGCCGAGCCGAGCGTGCGCTTCCGCCACGAGCGGTTCCTGATCTCGCGGCTTGCCACCGGCGCCGTGATGATGGCGGGCCTGCCGCCCTACCTCGTCTGGCGCGGTGTCCCGAGCGGCCTCGAGGCGATCGCCATCGCGAGCCTGTTCCTGCCGCTGCTGGCCGCCGTGGTCCTGTCGCGCACCGGCTCGCTCTGGGTCGCGCATGCCTTGTCCTCGCTCGGCCTGACCGGCATCGTCGTCTGCCTCGCCGCACTGACCGGCGGCGCGAGTTCGGCCGCGGCCATCTGGCTCGTGGCGGTGCCGCTGGAGGCGATGGTCTCCGGCTCGCGCCGGGCGACGATCGCCGCGTCCGTCATCGCCGTCGTCGGCGCCTTCGCGATCGCGCTGAGCGGTTACCTGCCGGTCGGCGCCCTCGCGCTCGATTGGCCCAACGCAATCGTCATGCCGGTCTTTGCCGTGACCGCCATCGGCCACATCGCGGCGCAGGCGATGGAGCACATGCGCCGCGAGGGCGAGTGGCGCGCCCGGATGCAGGACAACGAGGCCCGCGACCGCCTGCTGCTCTCGGCCATCGACGACCTCGTGACCTGGCACGACGCCAACGGCCGCGTGCTGGAGGCGAGCGGTTCGGCTGCCCGCTTCGTCGGCGCCGAGGCGAGCCGCCTACGCGGCCACGGCCTGCTCGACCGGGTGCATATCGGCGATCGTCCGGCCCTGCTCCAGGCGATCAGCGACGTCGCCGCCCACGGCGCGCCGGCCACGGTGCCGTTCCGCCTGCATCTCGACGCCGCCCGCGGCGACGGCAGCCGCACGATCTTCGCCGAAATGCGCGCTCACCGGATCGAGGCGGGGCTCGCCGGCGCCAACGGCTCGACCGTCGTCGCCGTGACCCGCGACGTGTCCGAGCATCGCCGCCACGCGCAGGAGCTCGACCGCGCCCGCGCCGAGGCCGAGCGCGCCGACGAGGTGAAGACCCACTTCCTCGCGACCGTCAGCCACGAGCTGCGCACGCCGCTCAACGCCATCATCGGTTTCTCGGACGTGCTGGGCGGTGAGGGCGCGATGAGCCTCTCGCCGGAGCGGTCGCGCGAATATGCCGGCATCATCGCCCAGTCCGGGCGCCATCTGCTCGACGTGGTGAACACGCTGCTCGACATTTCGCGCATCCGCGGCGGGCATTTCGACTTCCAGCCGGAGCCGGTCGATGTCGAGGCGCTGATTCGCGGCTGCTGCGACCTGATGCGGCTCAAGGCCGACGCCTCCGGCATCACCCTGACGAGCGCGCCCGTGCCCGCCGGCTGCGCCCTCGTGGCCGATGCCCGCGCCTGCCGCCAGATGCTCATCAACCTGATCTCCAACGCCGTGAAGTTCACGCCGCGCGGCGGGCGGGTGGAGGTGATGGTGCGCCGGGGCGGAGCCTATCTCGACATCGTGGTGAGCGATGACGGCATCGGCATCACCGAGGCCGACCTGCCGCGGCTCGGCGACCCCTTCTTCCAGGTCGGCGGCGGCTACGGCCGGAGCCACGAGGGCACCGGGCTCGGCCTCTCGGTGGTGCGCGGCCTCGCGGGGCTGCATGGCGGCGCCGTCTCGGTCGAGAGCGCCCCCGGCAAGGGTACCGCCGTCACCGTGACCCTGCCGCTCGATTGCAGCCGCGCCAAAACCGCTACGGCCGGTGCGCGGGACGCTTCCGGCAACGGTGCGAAGGCTGCCGCCGCGCAGGCCCAGCCGGCGCCGATCCGGACTTCGGTGCGGGTCGCGGCGATGCCGGAGCCAGTCCCTGAGCCGATCCGTCGGCCGGCCGGCCTGTTCGATCCCGCCCCGCTCTCTACCAACCCGCCGATGCGCCGCGCCGGATGA
- a CDS encoding conserved protein of unknown function; putative peptidoglycan-binding domain-containing protein; putative membrane protein (Evidence 4 : Unknown function but conserved in other organisms): MREPPARRDQREIVVPGDMRVARGPAKSVPRRKPAPRRPAASGWKAALLSAATGAGQVCRRYPGGVFGTFLGVGAAVYVCVNAMGLQAGPHPAPILPTVEPKPVAARPAASPVREVRAVEAPKPAPVREVPVPARDSIADMIRSGETTASVTPRAERKPAPKPAANEPKAETKADAGKSEGPKPDSTVIRAQRALTKLGYGPLKDDGLMGPGTKAAIEKFERDRKMPVKGEAAGPTLRALTREMTAKAGG; encoded by the coding sequence ATGCGCGAGCCGCCCGCCAGACGGGACCAGCGCGAGATCGTCGTCCCCGGTGACATGCGCGTCGCCCGAGGCCCGGCCAAATCCGTGCCGCGCCGCAAGCCGGCCCCGCGCAGGCCTGCCGCGTCCGGTTGGAAGGCCGCTCTCCTCTCCGCCGCGACGGGGGCCGGGCAGGTCTGCCGGCGCTATCCCGGCGGCGTGTTCGGGACGTTCCTCGGGGTCGGCGCGGCAGTCTATGTCTGCGTCAACGCCATGGGCCTCCAGGCCGGGCCGCACCCGGCCCCGATCCTGCCGACCGTGGAGCCGAAGCCCGTAGCCGCGCGGCCCGCAGCCTCACCGGTCCGGGAGGTGCGCGCGGTGGAGGCGCCGAAGCCCGCCCCCGTGCGCGAGGTGCCGGTGCCCGCCCGCGACAGCATCGCCGACATGATCCGCTCCGGCGAGACGACCGCCTCCGTCACCCCCAGGGCCGAGCGCAAGCCCGCGCCCAAGCCCGCCGCGAATGAACCGAAGGCCGAGACGAAGGCGGATGCGGGCAAGTCCGAAGGGCCAAAGCCGGACTCGACCGTGATCCGGGCGCAGCGCGCCCTGACCAAGCTCGGCTACGGTCCGCTCAAGGATGACGGCCTGATGGGACCCGGCACGAAGGCGGCGATCGAGAAGTTCGAGCGCGACCGCAAGATGCCGGTCAAGGGCGAGGCGGCCGGGCCGACCCTGCGCGCGCTGACCCGCGAGATGACCGCCAAGGCGGGCGGGTAA